A portion of the Burkholderia sp. GAS332 genome contains these proteins:
- a CDS encoding toxin YoeB, which translates to MNKQKSRNEEAAKADSIFMFTDEAWDDYRYWQETDRKVLRKINTLLEECRRDPYRGTGKPEALVGSLSGFWSRRITLADRLVYLPRDGKVYVIACRFHYDE; encoded by the coding sequence ATGAACAAACAGAAAAGCCGCAACGAGGAGGCCGCAAAGGCTGATAGCATTTTTATGTTCACGGACGAAGCGTGGGACGACTATCGGTACTGGCAAGAGACTGATCGAAAGGTCTTGCGCAAGATCAATACGCTGCTAGAGGAGTGCCGGCGCGATCCTTATCGCGGTACGGGAAAACCGGAAGCGCTGGTGGGCAGCTTAAGCGGCTTCTGGTCACGACGCATCACTCTCGCGGATCGTTTGGTTTACCTGCCGAGAGACGGAAAGGTCTATGTGATTGCCTGCCGGTTTCACTACGACGAGTAA
- a CDS encoding antitoxin YefM, with amino-acid sequence MNVLTYSEARAGFKQAMDDVCRDHTPMLITRQSGENVVMVSLEDFNAMQETLYLLSSSKNAQRLAKSIAQLNAGGATSRDLLTDEQTEKPQRGGRKG; translated from the coding sequence ATGAACGTCCTTACTTATAGCGAGGCGCGGGCCGGCTTTAAGCAAGCGATGGACGACGTCTGCCGCGATCACACGCCCATGCTGATAACCCGGCAGAGCGGCGAAAATGTGGTCATGGTTTCGCTCGAGGATTTCAATGCGATGCAGGAAACCTTGTATCTGTTGAGTTCATCGAAGAACGCCCAGCGGCTTGCCAAATCTATCGCTCAGTTGAATGCCGGTGGTGCGACTTCGCGCGACCTGCTGACCGATGAACAAACAGAAAAGCCGCAACGAGGAGGCCGCAAAGGCTGA
- a CDS encoding Sugar transporter: MNSLTDRTSVARRRTPLNRSQIAGFWGAWAGWTLDGMDSFIYALVLTPALTELLPRSGYAATPANVGLAGSILFALFLVGWGLSFIWGPLADRFGRTKVLAGTIFTFAIFTGLAATSHNVWELAIYRFIAGVGIGGEWALAGTYVAESWPEDRRKMGAGYLQTGYYAGFFLAAALNYTIGVHFGWRAMFLTGAVPVVVAILVLLRVKETEKWQKAEAGTVPVKPLREILGPTYRRRTWVACILLTIAIVGLWAGAVYEPSAVIQLATKAGMAKNDAIRTASLATGLLSIATILGCLALPPMAERIGRKKTLAIYFTGMAVAIVGSFGWAFYLPNGLAPFIAWLFVLGFFGGNFALFSLWLPEQFETRVRATAFAFCTSFGRFVGAGVNFLLGAAVLHMHTLGVPVALTALVFIVGLFVIPFAPETKGEVLPQ, from the coding sequence ATGAATTCACTAACCGACCGCACGTCGGTCGCGCGGCGCCGCACGCCGCTCAATCGTTCGCAGATCGCAGGGTTTTGGGGCGCATGGGCCGGCTGGACGCTCGACGGGATGGACTCGTTCATCTACGCGCTTGTGTTGACGCCGGCGTTGACCGAGTTGTTGCCGCGTTCGGGGTACGCCGCGACGCCCGCGAATGTCGGCCTCGCCGGTTCGATTCTGTTCGCACTGTTTCTGGTCGGCTGGGGGCTGTCGTTCATCTGGGGGCCGTTGGCGGACCGCTTCGGCCGCACCAAGGTGCTGGCGGGCACCATTTTCACGTTCGCCATTTTCACGGGACTGGCCGCGACCTCGCACAACGTGTGGGAGCTTGCCATCTATCGCTTCATTGCCGGGGTCGGCATTGGCGGCGAGTGGGCGTTGGCGGGGACGTATGTGGCCGAGTCATGGCCGGAAGATCGCCGCAAGATGGGTGCGGGTTATCTGCAAACGGGCTACTACGCCGGATTCTTTCTGGCGGCCGCGCTCAACTATACGATCGGCGTGCACTTCGGCTGGCGCGCGATGTTCCTGACCGGCGCGGTGCCGGTCGTGGTCGCGATTCTGGTGCTGCTGCGCGTGAAGGAAACGGAGAAGTGGCAGAAGGCGGAGGCGGGCACCGTGCCGGTCAAACCGTTGCGCGAAATTCTCGGGCCGACCTATCGGCGCCGCACGTGGGTCGCGTGCATTCTGCTGACCATCGCGATTGTTGGTTTGTGGGCGGGCGCGGTGTACGAGCCATCGGCGGTGATTCAACTGGCGACGAAGGCCGGCATGGCGAAGAACGATGCGATCAGGACGGCGTCGCTCGCGACCGGCTTGCTGTCGATTGCGACGATACTCGGCTGTCTCGCGTTGCCGCCGATGGCCGAGCGGATCGGCCGCAAGAAGACGTTGGCGATCTACTTCACTGGCATGGCGGTGGCGATTGTCGGCAGTTTCGGCTGGGCGTTCTATCTGCCGAACGGGCTCGCGCCGTTTATCGCATGGCTTTTCGTGCTGGGTTTCTTCGGCGGTAATTTCGCGCTGTTCAGCTTGTGGCTGCCGGAGCAGTTCGAGACGCGGGTGCGTGCGACGGCGTTTGCGTTCTGCACGTCGTTCGGACGGTTTGTCGGAGCGGGGGTCAACTTTCTGCTCGGCGCGGCAGTGTTGCATATGCATACGCTCGGCGTGCCGGTGGCGTTGACGGCACTGGTGTTTATCGTGGGGCTGTTCGTGATTCCGTTTGCGCCGGAGACGAAGGGGGAGGTGCTGCCGCAGTGA
- a CDS encoding transcriptional regulator, GntR family: protein MSDAIDGFPLDAPARSPLLPAAAPRESMSHVIAEALRAAIVDGTLAPGAPLRQDAIARHFSVSAIPVREALRQLESEGWARTAVHKGATVAPLSADEAREIYEIRSALESLAIGLAIPNHTAATLREAAGLCRAAERESDPSLYVGRNEAFHMSLYAPAARPQLEDMIGTLHRRGERYLRLKFGLPSYKGESDNEHAALLDAVQRRDIPAAQSLVVAHLLGTGDLLHRFLTERAQAEAALANQPKPRARRTRTTSGS from the coding sequence ATGAGCGACGCAATCGATGGTTTTCCCCTGGACGCCCCGGCGCGCAGCCCGCTTCTACCGGCTGCGGCGCCGCGTGAGAGCATGTCCCACGTCATCGCGGAGGCGCTGCGCGCGGCAATTGTCGACGGCACCCTGGCACCGGGTGCGCCGCTGCGGCAAGACGCAATCGCACGGCATTTCTCGGTCAGCGCAATTCCTGTGCGCGAGGCCTTGCGCCAGCTCGAAAGCGAAGGCTGGGCCAGGACCGCTGTGCATAAAGGCGCGACCGTCGCGCCGTTGTCGGCGGATGAAGCGCGCGAAATCTACGAAATCCGCTCCGCGCTGGAGAGCCTTGCCATCGGCCTCGCCATTCCGAATCACACCGCCGCCACGCTGCGTGAAGCCGCCGGCCTGTGCCGTGCCGCTGAACGCGAGTCGGACCCGTCGTTGTACGTCGGGCGCAATGAGGCGTTCCATATGAGCCTGTACGCACCCGCCGCCCGTCCGCAACTCGAGGACATGATCGGCACGCTGCATCGGCGCGGTGAACGGTATCTGCGCCTGAAGTTCGGCTTGCCGTCGTACAAAGGCGAGTCGGACAATGAACACGCCGCCTTGCTCGACGCGGTACAACGCCGCGATATTCCTGCTGCACAGTCGCTGGTCGTCGCGCATCTGCTCGGCACCGGCGACCTGCTTCATCGTTTCCTGACCGAACGCGCGCAGGCGGAAGCCGCGCTTGCGAATCAACCCAAGCCGCGCGCCAGACGCACGCGCACCACTTCCGGGAGCTGA